AAAAAGGCAGTACTACCTCACTCCCTCCCCAGGCCAGCCATTGCTTTTTTAAAGAGAGGTAATTCACCACCTCCTGAATAAACCAGCTTCCTTCCGTAGTGATTCTCCATGGATCTTTTACCTCCCTTTTTGCAAGTTCAAAAAGAGGTGCAAGATCCTGTCTTTTCTCCCATAACAAAGGCATACTCACCACAGAATTTTTCCCAAAGAAACCTGACTTTTCAATTTCCTGCACGATAACCTTCCCTGTAAGATGCAACGCATAGCTATTGGTTTCAAAGGTGCTACCCGGCGGAAGGGCGATATCTCCTTCTATCTCCCATGGCCAACGAAGAGACACATTCACAGGGAAAAGCCAGCTTACAGTTGCAGGGAAAAGAGGGACCCGCCAACCCTCCAGATGAAGTTCACTTTTCCCTATACCCCCTCCAGCCCAACCATCAAGCCTCCAGTTGGTAATTCCAAGACTCCACGTCAATTCGCCGGTGATAGTACTATTGGAGAGAGTAAGAGGAATTTTTCCCTCCCTACCAACCTCTCCTCGCTTAAAAAACACAAACCACTTTGCAACCTCTCCCTCGAGTAACCACCTTGCCTGGGTTTTTTGAGCCATCCTCTGGGTTTGCAAAAAGCCCATTTGTACCATGGAGGTAATCACCATGCTCAATAAAAAAAGAAGGGTGACTGCGACAAGCGCCACGACGGTAACCGATGCTTTCCCCCTTCGAAAACCTGCAAAGACACACAAAAATTTCTCTCCCCATGGAAAAAAGGAAAAAGAGCGTTTCATGCCCTTCACTTAATCCCCAAACGTTTCATCTTCTGGGTAAGAGTATTTCGATGAATACCAAGAAGTTGTGCTGCTCTTGAGATACGCCAGTGGGCACTATCCAGAGCACGGATGATCTGCTGTTTCTCCAACTCATCAAGATCCATCGATGTAATCACAAGATCTTCCTTTTGAACCAATGGTTTATGAGACGACTCTTCCTGTATCCGCTCTTGTTGAAGAAGTTGCTGGGGAATATCCTCTATCGAAATCACATCATCCGTCGTCATGATAATAGCGTGGTGAATAGCATTCTCAAGCTGACGTACATTTCCCGACCATTCATACTGGAGAAAAATCTTCACCACCTGCGGATCAATCTCTCGGATACGCACCCCCTCTTCTTGCTGATAAAGATGGAGGAAATGATTCATGAGAAGGGGAATATCCTCTCTTCGTTGACGAAGAGGTGGCAAAGAGAGGGAAACCACATTTAATCGGTAGTAAAGATCTTCTCGAAACTTTCCCTCTTTTACATACTGCCAGAGCTTACGGTTCGTGGCGGCAATCACACGCACATCCACAGGAATAGTCTCAAGTCCTCCAACACGGGAAATTGTCTTGTCCTCAATCACCCGAAGCATTTTTGCCTGGAGAGAAAGAGACATCTCACTGATCTCATCAAGAAAAATCGTACCCTGATTGGCTAGCTCGAACTTCCCGATTTTTCGTTTTTGTGCCCCGGTAAATGCTCCCTTCTCATAACCGAAAAGCTCACTCTCTAGAAGCATCTCTGGAATCTCGGCACAGTTTATTTTCACAAAAGGACCAAAATTTCTCCGACTTAGCGCGTGGATTGCCTGGGCAAAAACCTCTTTCCCTGTCCCGCTCTC
This sequence is a window from Thermospira aquatica. Protein-coding genes within it:
- a CDS encoding sigma-54 interaction domain-containing protein, producing the protein MEVIPGIESYLPVPDREAVGITYTMEKLGVVGYSKAIIQTFLQAEKAAKSNANILIEGESGTGKEVFAQAIHALSRRNFGPFVKINCAEIPEMLLESELFGYEKGAFTGAQKRKIGKFELANQGTIFLDEISEMSLSLQAKMLRVIEDKTISRVGGLETIPVDVRVIAATNRKLWQYVKEGKFREDLYYRLNVVSLSLPPLRQRREDIPLLMNHFLHLYQQEEGVRIREIDPQVVKIFLQYEWSGNVRQLENAIHHAIIMTTDDVISIEDIPQQLLQQERIQEESSHKPLVQKEDLVITSMDLDELEKQQIIRALDSAHWRISRAAQLLGIHRNTLTQKMKRLGIK